The sequence below is a genomic window from Proteus vulgaris.
CGATGAACTTCTCCGGGATAAAAAATGGCAAAATCCCCTGTATCAAGCAATAAACGTGTCGTAATAGGTGGGTTATCTAAGAAAATCAGATCTGGTTTTGTCTCTTGATATTGATGAGGATAAGTAATTGTTGTGCTGGTAGAGATCATCTCTTGCCCCTTAAGCACAACTTGAATATCAAGATAATGATCATGAAACTCACTTTTTAAGTTTTCTTCACGATCGGTAGTTGGTGTGGAAATAATATAAAAAACATCATTATTAATAATGTTATATGTCCCTTCACTCTTCTCTTGCAAAGCGTTTAACGATAACTCTTTTTGAGTGAGTAATTTTAACAGTGCAGGCGGCAGCATTGTTGCATCGAGTTGCTTTAAATTTCCAGTGATCATTGGGTTACCCTCTTAAATCCATGTTTAAATTTAATTACAAAGCTGCCATTGCTTCTTTAGCAAGAGCGCCTATTTCTTCCCATTTTTGATTATCAACGAGATCTGAAGGCACCATCCATGTACCACCACAAGCAACAACACGAGGTAATGCGAGGTAATCTTTCACATTGTTGGCATTAACTCCGCCTGTCGGCATAAAAGAGACAGGATAAACGGCACTCAACGCTTTAAGCATGCCAATACCACCAGAAAGTTCTGCTGGGAAAAACTTCAATAAATTAATGCCGAGTTCCATTGCCTCTTCAACTAAACTTGGCGTGTTAATACCCGGAATAATAGGAATGCCTCTTTGCTGGCAATACTGCACAATGCGAGGGTTAAATCCCGGACTCACAATAAAATCTGCACCGGCTTCGATTGCCTGATCAACCTGTGCTTTCGTTAATACCGTACCGGCACAAATGATCATTTTCGGGAATTCATTTCTTAACTGGCGAATAGCTTCTGCAGCCGCAGGAGTACGAAAAGTTATTTCAGCACTAGGCATACCGTTTTCAACTAATGCTTTACCCAATGCAACAACATCATCTGCATTTTTAATTGCGATAACAGGAATAATTTTTAGTGCCGAAAGTTGTTCAAGTAATGTTGACATAGTGTGTCTCGTTGAATGAATAAGTGGCGCTTTTATTGAAGAATGTGGCATCGCGACTATTGGGATAATCGCACCACGATGTTGAATAACCGTACTTGCAAGTAAGTGTGCATAACGCGCAGACATTACAACTGACTCACCC
It includes:
- a CDS encoding YhcH/YjgK/YiaL family protein, translated to MITGNLKQLDATMLPPALLKLLTQKELSLNALQEKSEGTYNIINNDVFYIISTPTTDREENLKSEFHDHYLDIQVVLKGQEMISTSTTITYPHQYQETKPDLIFLDNPPITTRLLLDTGDFAIFYPGEVHRPTCQVNASQKIKKAVFKISKTWLVTQK
- a CDS encoding bifunctional 4-hydroxy-2-oxoglutarate aldolase/2-dehydro-3-deoxy-phosphogluconate aldolase codes for the protein MPHSSIKAPLIHSTRHTMSTLLEQLSALKIIPVIAIKNADDVVALGKALVENGMPSAEITFRTPAAAEAIRQLRNEFPKMIICAGTVLTKAQVDQAIEAGADFIVSPGFNPRIVQYCQQRGIPIIPGINTPSLVEEAMELGINLLKFFPAELSGGIGMLKALSAVYPVSFMPTGGVNANNVKDYLALPRVVACGGTWMVPSDLVDNQKWEEIGALAKEAMAAL